One Belonocnema kinseyi isolate 2016_QV_RU_SX_M_011 chromosome 6, B_treatae_v1, whole genome shotgun sequence genomic region harbors:
- the LOC117174914 gene encoding histone-lysine N-methyltransferase E(z)-like produces MSKLKVSLEWKKRVRSEYMRLRQMKRHKRADEVKIAWNQNRKVMTELLEAENKYWIDGKAMWFAMQEVPPHVSCMKKAEVTSADGESQTCPIKVVNSVAPVPMMYTWAGISQNFMVEDETVLHNIPYMGDEILDQDGTFIEELIKNYDGKVHGDKESGFMDDAIFVDLVNALANGDKEEKEKEKDPPKKSKESAKEKEIKNEDKGRKEDLPNKNYENGPFPSIQIFNAISCMFPDKGKPEELKEKYIELTERSDPNALPPECTPNIDGPNAKSVPREQVMHSFHTLFCRRCFKYDCFLHRLQASHPGPNLQKRKGPELKPFCEPCSPDCYMHLEGMKEKLAAQAADVKDEDGEEKRGAPRKVKKQTSVDSGNEASSEDSNDSNKYSQGGSCQDFSQNVNEDSKSEDAQNQSQPENQTPFSLLKIKSKAVAETKFSWTGSEQSVFRALHKAFPGNPCALAQIMLTKTCQEVYKFAQKDASDIPAVESLKDMTPPRKKKKKHRLWSVHCRKIQLKKDSGANHVHNYSPCDHPNRPCDNSCPCIQAQNFCEKFCQCSSECQNRFPGCRCKAQCNTKQCPCYLAVRECDPDLCQTCGADQYRIAKISCKNVSVQRGLNKHLLMAPSDVAGWGIFLKESAAKNEFISEYCGEIISQDEADRRGKVYDKYMCSFLFNLNNDFVVDATRKGNKIRFANHSINPNCYAKVMMVNGDHRIGIFAKRAIQPGEELFFDYRYGPTEQLKFVGIEREMEFL; encoded by the exons ATGTCGAAGCTCAAAGTATCTTTAGAATGGAAAAAACGCGTAAGATCAGAATACATGCGTCTGAGGCAAATGAAACGACACAAACGTGCAGATGAGGTGAAAATAGCCTGGAACCAGAATAGAAAGGTTATGACAG aatTGCTGGAAGCAGAAAACAAATATTGGATAGACGGAAAAGCGATGTGGTTTGCAATGCAGGAAGTCCCACCACATGTTTCTTGCATGAAAAAAGCTGAGGTGACGAGTGCTGATGGAGAATCTCAAACATGTCCAATTAAAGTTGTAAATTCCGTTGCACCCGTACCGATGATGTATACATGGGCAGGCATATCGCAAAACTTTATGGTTGAAGACGAGACCGTTCTCCACAATATTCCCTACATGGGGGATGAAATTCTTGATCAAGATGGAACATTCATTGAggagttgattaaaaattatgatgGCAAG GTTCATGGCGACAAAGAGTCTGGCTTCATGGACGATGCAATTTTCGTAGATTTGGTAAATGCTCTCGCCAACGGTGACaaggaagaaaaagagaaggagaaAGATCCGccgaaaaaatcaaaagagtcTGCGAAAGAGAAGGAgattaaaaatgaagataaagGAAGAAAAGAAGATTTGccgaacaaaaattatgaaaatggtCCTTTTCCGTCTATCCAAATATTTAAC gCAATTTCTTGTATGTTTCCTGATAAGGGAAAACCAGAAGAGCTCAAAGAAAAGTATATAGAACTAACCGAGAGATCGGATCCGAATGCTTTGCCACCAGAATGTACTCCAAACATCGATGGCCCAAATGCAAAAAGTGTTCCCAGAGAACAAGTTATGCATTCTTTTCACACACTTTTCTGTCGCCGATGTTTCAAATACGACTGTTTCTTACACC GCCTCCAAGCTTCTCATCCGGGGCCCAATTTACAAAAGCGCAAGGGACCTGAGTTGAAACCATTCTGTGAACCATGTTCTCCCGATTGTTATATGCATTTG GAGGGAATGAAGGAAAAACTCGCGGCGCAAGCAGCCGATGTGAAGGACGAAGACGGAGAAGAAAAAAGAGGCGCACCGAGGAAAGTAAAGAAGCAAACGAGTGTTGATTCAGGAAATGAAGCGAGTAGTGAAGACAGTAATGACAGCAACAAGTATAGTCAAGGAGGCAGTTGTCAAG ACTTTTCACAAAACGTGAATGAGGATTCAAAATCGGAAGATGCACAAAACCAGTCACAGCCAGAAAATCAAACGCCCTTttctctcttaaaaataaaatcgaaagcGGTAGCTGAGACCAAATTTTCCTGGACTGGATCAGAACAAAGTGTCTTCCGAGCTTTACATAAAGCTTTCCCTGGAAATCCATGTGCTTTAGCTCAAATCATGTTAACTAAAACTTGTCAAGAAGTTTACAAATTCGCTCAAAAGGATGCATCTGATATTCCAGCGGTTGAAAGTTTAAAGGACATGACTCCTCcgagaaagaagaagaagaaacatCGCCTCTGGTCTGTCCACTGCAGGAAAATACAACTCAAGAAGGATTCTG GAGCGAATCACGTACACAATTACTCCCCCTGCGATCATCCAAATCGTCCCTGCGACAATTCATGTCCTTGTATTCAAGCCCAAAATTTCTGCGAGAAGTTTTGTCAGTGCAGTAGTGAGTGCCAAAATCGATTTCCTGGATGCAGGTGTAAAGCTCAATGTAACACCAAACAGTGTCCTTGTTACTTGGCTGTGCGTGAATGCGATCCTGACTTGTGTCAAACTTGTGGCGCAGATCAGTATCGTATTGCCAAAATATCCTGTAAAAATGTCAGCGTTCAACGCGGACTCA ataagcATTTACTTATGGCTCCGTCCGACGTTGCGGGCTGGGGAATTTTCCTCAAAGAGTCTGCAGCTAAAAACGAATTCATCTCGGAATATTGCGGGGAAATTATTAGCCAAGATGAAGCCGACAGACGCGGAAAAGTCTATGACAAATATATGTGCagcttcttatttaatttaaataatg ATTTCGTTGTTGATGCCACTAGAAAGGGAAATAAAATAAGATTCGCAAATCATTCCATAAATCCCAATTGTTATGCCAAAGTTATGATGGTTAATGGCGATCACCGAATCGGAATTTTCGCGAAGAGAGCAATTCAACCTGGTGAAGAATTGTTTTTCGATTACAG